The Brachyhypopomus gauderio isolate BG-103 chromosome 2, BGAUD_0.2, whole genome shotgun sequence genome contains a region encoding:
- the faf2 gene encoding FAS-associated factor 2 encodes MAAPEEQELSQAQTEKLLQFQDLTGLESMDQCRRTLEQHNWNIEAAVQDRLNEQEGVPSVFNPPPSRPLQVNTADHRVYSYIVPRPQPRGLLGWSYYLIMLPFRFTYYTLLDIFRFALRFIRPHPRGRVTDPVGDVVAFIHSFEEKYGRSHPVFYQGTYSQALNDAKRELRYLLVYLHGDDHQDTDEFCRSTLCTEEVLTFINTRMLFWACSTSKPEGYRVSQALRENTYPFLAMIMLKERKMTVVGRLEGLIQPDDLINQLTFIMEANQTYLMSERMEREERNQTQALRQQQDEAYLASLRADQEKERRRREEQEQRRLEEEAARQSVLAEEKRRRTLEEEKERKSECLPPEPPVEDPDNVKIVFKLPNDTRVERRFLFSQSLEVIYDFLFSLKETPEKFQIVANFPRRVLPCLPTPEQPTPPTLKEAGLSCSQVLFVQDLTDD; translated from the exons ATGGCGGCGCCAGAGGAGCAGGAATTATCTCAGGCTCAAACTGAGAAACTCCTTCAGTTTCAG GACCTGACGGGTCTGGAGTCGATGGACCAATGCCGTCGCACGCTAGAACAGCACAACTGGAACATTGAG GCTGCAGTACAAGACAGACTAAATGAGCAAGAAGGAGTTCCGAGTGTGTTTAACCCGCCACCCTCCCGACCCTTACAGGTCAACACAGCAGACCACAGAGTGTATAGTTATATTGTACCAAGGCCACAGCCTAGA GGTTTATTAGGTTGGAGTTATTATTTGATAATGCTTCCATTCAGGTTTACATATTACACACTTCTGGATATATTCAG GTTTGCCCTGAGGTTCATTAGGCCACACCCACGGGGCCGTGTGACTGATCCTGTTGGAGATGTCGTGGCTTTCATTCATAGTTTTGAAGAAAAATATGGACGCTCACATCCAGTATTCTACCAAGGAACATATAGTCAG GCTCTGAACGATGCCAAACGAGAACTACGCTACCTGTTAGTTTACCTTCACGGTGATGACCACCAGGACACAGATGAGTTCTGCAG AAGCACGTTATGCACAGAAGAGGTGCTCACCTTCATTAACACGAGGATGCTCTTCTGGGCATGTTCCACTAGCAAGCCCGAAGGATACAGAG TGTCTCAGGCCCTGCGGGAGAACACCTATCCCTTCCTGGCCATGATCAtgctgaaggagaggaagatGACGGTGGTGGGGAGGCTGGAGGGCCTGATCCAGCCTGACGACCTCATCAACCAGCTCACCTTCATCATGGAGGCCAACCAGACCTACCTGATGTCCGAGCGTATGGAGAG ggaggAGAGGAACCAGACTCAGGCTCTGAGGCAGCAGCAGGACGAGGCGTATCTGGCGTCTCTGCGGGCCGACCAGGAGAAGGAGCGTCGGCGGAGGGAGGAGCAGGAGCAGAGGAGACTAGAGGAGGAGGCAGCGCGGCAGAGCGTGCTGGCCGAGGAGAAGAGGCGCAGG ACGCTGGAAGAGGAGAAGGAGCGCAAGTCCGAGTGCCTCCCCCCAGAGCCGCCCGTGGAGGACCCGGACAACGTCAAAATAGTGTTCAAACTGCCCAACGATACGCGCGTGGAGCGCCGGTTCCTCTTCTCTCAGTCCCTGGAG GTCATATACGACTTCCTGTTTTCCTTGAAGGAGACCCCTGAGAAATTCCAAATCGTGGCGAACTTCCCGCGGCGAGTCCTG
- the higd2a gene encoding HIG1 domain family member 2A, mitochondrial — protein sequence MSTRGQYTGAHRAYTSELLSAKKSSKEKKQADAMAAAPTPVDKDKSTAPPAVIAFDLARPPVIEGFTPLPRPKEEGFKDKFIRKTKENPFVPIGCLGTAGALIYGLRAFKQGKTRQSQLLMRTRIFAQGFTVVAIIVGVAAAALKTKP from the exons AtgtccactagggggcagtaCACTGGCGCACACCGTGCGTACACATCAGAGCTGCTGAGCGCGAAGAAGTCGTCCAAGGAGAAGAAACAAGCCGACGCAATGGCAGCTGCGCCGACTCCAGTTGATAAAGATAAATCCACCGCACCTCCAGCGGTCATCGCATTTGACCTGGCCAGACCCCCAGTCATCGAGGGCTTCACTCCGCTGCCACGGCCCAAGGAAGAAGGCTTTAAAGACAAATTTATACGGAAGACGAAAGAAAACCCGTTTGTACCTATTG GTTGCTTGGGGACAGCGGGGGCGTTGATTTACGGTCTCCGAGCCTTCAAACAGGGCAAGACGCGGCAGTCACAGTTGCTCATGCGGACGCGCATCTTTGCGCAAGGATTCACCGTCGTCGCCATCATAGTGGGCGTGGCCGCCGCGGCCCTGAAAACCAAACCGTAG
- the cltb gene encoding clathrin light chain B isoform X3, translated as MADTFGFSSFDNGVQAEEDPAAAFLAQQESEIAVIENDDDDDDGFGALEEAQPPPQQQQASRSSAHALDDAFGGAPATAVNGDMFQDSNGLSDSYAAIAQVDQQRQEPESLRKWREEQKARLERLDTASKAAEVEWKEKAKKELEDWHLHQQEQMEKNKVNNRIADKAFYKQPNSDVIGFVASEDAFLKECDDNSPGSEWEKVARLCDFNPKTSRQTKDVSRMRSVLISLKQTPLSPPPFRS; from the exons ATGGCCGACACCTTCGGCTTCTCCTCTTTCGACAACGGGGTCCAGGCGGAGGAAGACCCGGCGGCGGCGTTCCTGGCCCAGCAGGAGAGCGAGATCGCGGTCATCGAGAacgacgacgacgacgacgacgGTTTCGGGGCTCTCGAGGAAGCCCAACCGCCGCCACAGCAGCAGCAGGCCTCGCGCTCGTCCGCTCACGCGCTCGACG ATGCGTTTGGAGGAGCGCCCGCCACGGCGGTGAACGGAGACATGTTTCAG GACTCGAATGGCTTGTCAGACAGCTATGCAGCCATCGCCCAGGTGGACCAGCAGAGGCAGGAGCCCGAGAGTCTGCGCAAGTGGCGTGAGGAGCAGAAGGCCCGGCTGGAGCGATTAG ATACGGCATCGAAGGCGGCGGAGGTGGAGTGGAAGGAGAAGGCGAAGAAGGAACTGGAGGACTGGCACCTTCACCAGCAAGAGCAGATGGAGAAGAACAAGGTCAACAACAG GATCGCTGATAAGGCTTTCTACAAACAGCCCAACTCTGATGTGATAGGCTTTGT AGCATCGGAGGACGCCTTCCTGAAGGAGTGTGACGACAACAGCCCCGGCTCCGAGTGGGAGAAGGTGGCCCGGCTGTGCGACTTCAACCCCAAGACCAGCCGCCAGACGAAAGACGTGTCCCGGATGCGCTCCGTGCTAATCTCCCTGAAACAGACACCGCTG AGCCCGCCTCCATTCCGAAGCTAG
- the cltb gene encoding clathrin light chain B isoform X1 has translation MADTFGFSSFDNGVQAEEDPAAAFLAQQESEIAVIENDDDDDDGFGALEEAQPPPQQQQASRSSAHALDDAFGGAPATAVNGDMFQDSNGLSDSYAAIAQVDQQRQEPESLRKWREEQKARLERLDTASKAAEVEWKEKAKKELEDWHLHQQEQMEKNKVNNRLYPSLARIADKAFYKQPNSDVIGFVASEDAFLKECDDNSPGSEWEKVARLCDFNPKTSRQTKDVSRMRSVLISLKQTPLSPPPFRS, from the exons ATGGCCGACACCTTCGGCTTCTCCTCTTTCGACAACGGGGTCCAGGCGGAGGAAGACCCGGCGGCGGCGTTCCTGGCCCAGCAGGAGAGCGAGATCGCGGTCATCGAGAacgacgacgacgacgacgacgGTTTCGGGGCTCTCGAGGAAGCCCAACCGCCGCCACAGCAGCAGCAGGCCTCGCGCTCGTCCGCTCACGCGCTCGACG ATGCGTTTGGAGGAGCGCCCGCCACGGCGGTGAACGGAGACATGTTTCAG GACTCGAATGGCTTGTCAGACAGCTATGCAGCCATCGCCCAGGTGGACCAGCAGAGGCAGGAGCCCGAGAGTCTGCGCAAGTGGCGTGAGGAGCAGAAGGCCCGGCTGGAGCGATTAG ATACGGCATCGAAGGCGGCGGAGGTGGAGTGGAAGGAGAAGGCGAAGAAGGAACTGGAGGACTGGCACCTTCACCAGCAAGAGCAGATGGAGAAGAACAAGGTCAACAACAG ACTCTATCCAAGTCTTGCACG GATCGCTGATAAGGCTTTCTACAAACAGCCCAACTCTGATGTGATAGGCTTTGT AGCATCGGAGGACGCCTTCCTGAAGGAGTGTGACGACAACAGCCCCGGCTCCGAGTGGGAGAAGGTGGCCCGGCTGTGCGACTTCAACCCCAAGACCAGCCGCCAGACGAAAGACGTGTCCCGGATGCGCTCCGTGCTAATCTCCCTGAAACAGACACCGCTG AGCCCGCCTCCATTCCGAAGCTAG
- the cltb gene encoding clathrin light chain B isoform X6, with protein sequence MADTFGFSSFDNGVQAEEDPAAAFLAQQESEIAVIENDDDDDDGFGALEEAQPPPQQQQASRSSAHALDDAFGGAPATAVNGDMFQDSNGLSDSYAAIAQVDQQRQEPESLRKWREEQKARLERLDTASKAAEVEWKEKAKKELEDWHLHQQEQMEKNKVNNRASEDAFLKECDDNSPGSEWEKVARLCDFNPKTSRQTKDVSRMRSVLISLKQTPLSPPPFRS encoded by the exons ATGGCCGACACCTTCGGCTTCTCCTCTTTCGACAACGGGGTCCAGGCGGAGGAAGACCCGGCGGCGGCGTTCCTGGCCCAGCAGGAGAGCGAGATCGCGGTCATCGAGAacgacgacgacgacgacgacgGTTTCGGGGCTCTCGAGGAAGCCCAACCGCCGCCACAGCAGCAGCAGGCCTCGCGCTCGTCCGCTCACGCGCTCGACG ATGCGTTTGGAGGAGCGCCCGCCACGGCGGTGAACGGAGACATGTTTCAG GACTCGAATGGCTTGTCAGACAGCTATGCAGCCATCGCCCAGGTGGACCAGCAGAGGCAGGAGCCCGAGAGTCTGCGCAAGTGGCGTGAGGAGCAGAAGGCCCGGCTGGAGCGATTAG ATACGGCATCGAAGGCGGCGGAGGTGGAGTGGAAGGAGAAGGCGAAGAAGGAACTGGAGGACTGGCACCTTCACCAGCAAGAGCAGATGGAGAAGAACAAGGTCAACAACAG AGCATCGGAGGACGCCTTCCTGAAGGAGTGTGACGACAACAGCCCCGGCTCCGAGTGGGAGAAGGTGGCCCGGCTGTGCGACTTCAACCCCAAGACCAGCCGCCAGACGAAAGACGTGTCCCGGATGCGCTCCGTGCTAATCTCCCTGAAACAGACACCGCTG AGCCCGCCTCCATTCCGAAGCTAG
- the cltb gene encoding clathrin light chain B isoform X5, whose amino-acid sequence MADTFGFSSFDNGVQAEEDPAAAFLAQQESEIAVIENDDDDDDGFGALEEAQPPPQQQQASRSSAHALDDAFGGAPATAVNGDMFQDSNGLSDSYAAIAQVDQQRQEPESLRKWREEQKARLERLDTASKAAEVEWKEKAKKELEDWHLHQQEQMEKNKVNNRLYPSLARASEDAFLKECDDNSPGSEWEKVARLCDFNPKTSRQTKDVSRMRSVLISLKQTPLSPPPFRS is encoded by the exons ATGGCCGACACCTTCGGCTTCTCCTCTTTCGACAACGGGGTCCAGGCGGAGGAAGACCCGGCGGCGGCGTTCCTGGCCCAGCAGGAGAGCGAGATCGCGGTCATCGAGAacgacgacgacgacgacgacgGTTTCGGGGCTCTCGAGGAAGCCCAACCGCCGCCACAGCAGCAGCAGGCCTCGCGCTCGTCCGCTCACGCGCTCGACG ATGCGTTTGGAGGAGCGCCCGCCACGGCGGTGAACGGAGACATGTTTCAG GACTCGAATGGCTTGTCAGACAGCTATGCAGCCATCGCCCAGGTGGACCAGCAGAGGCAGGAGCCCGAGAGTCTGCGCAAGTGGCGTGAGGAGCAGAAGGCCCGGCTGGAGCGATTAG ATACGGCATCGAAGGCGGCGGAGGTGGAGTGGAAGGAGAAGGCGAAGAAGGAACTGGAGGACTGGCACCTTCACCAGCAAGAGCAGATGGAGAAGAACAAGGTCAACAACAG ACTCTATCCAAGTCTTGCACG AGCATCGGAGGACGCCTTCCTGAAGGAGTGTGACGACAACAGCCCCGGCTCCGAGTGGGAGAAGGTGGCCCGGCTGTGCGACTTCAACCCCAAGACCAGCCGCCAGACGAAAGACGTGTCCCGGATGCGCTCCGTGCTAATCTCCCTGAAACAGACACCGCTG AGCCCGCCTCCATTCCGAAGCTAG
- the cltb gene encoding clathrin light chain B isoform X2, protein MADTFGFSSFDNGVQAEEDPAAAFLAQQESEIAVIENDDDDDDGFGALEEAQPPPQQQQASRSSAHALDDAFGGAPATAVNGDMFQDSNGLSDSYAAIAQVDQQRQEPESLRKWREEQKARLERLDTASKAAEVEWKEKAKKELEDWHLHQQEQMEKNKVNNRLYPSLARIADKAFYKQPNSDVIGFVASEDAFLKECDDNSPGSEWEKVARLCDFNPKTSRQTKDVSRMRSVLISLKQTPLVR, encoded by the exons ATGGCCGACACCTTCGGCTTCTCCTCTTTCGACAACGGGGTCCAGGCGGAGGAAGACCCGGCGGCGGCGTTCCTGGCCCAGCAGGAGAGCGAGATCGCGGTCATCGAGAacgacgacgacgacgacgacgGTTTCGGGGCTCTCGAGGAAGCCCAACCGCCGCCACAGCAGCAGCAGGCCTCGCGCTCGTCCGCTCACGCGCTCGACG ATGCGTTTGGAGGAGCGCCCGCCACGGCGGTGAACGGAGACATGTTTCAG GACTCGAATGGCTTGTCAGACAGCTATGCAGCCATCGCCCAGGTGGACCAGCAGAGGCAGGAGCCCGAGAGTCTGCGCAAGTGGCGTGAGGAGCAGAAGGCCCGGCTGGAGCGATTAG ATACGGCATCGAAGGCGGCGGAGGTGGAGTGGAAGGAGAAGGCGAAGAAGGAACTGGAGGACTGGCACCTTCACCAGCAAGAGCAGATGGAGAAGAACAAGGTCAACAACAG ACTCTATCCAAGTCTTGCACG GATCGCTGATAAGGCTTTCTACAAACAGCCCAACTCTGATGTGATAGGCTTTGT AGCATCGGAGGACGCCTTCCTGAAGGAGTGTGACGACAACAGCCCCGGCTCCGAGTGGGAGAAGGTGGCCCGGCTGTGCGACTTCAACCCCAAGACCAGCCGCCAGACGAAAGACGTGTCCCGGATGCGCTCCGTGCTAATCTCCCTGAAACAGACACCGCTGGTCCGCTAA
- the cltb gene encoding clathrin light chain B isoform X4 has product MADTFGFSSFDNGVQAEEDPAAAFLAQQESEIAVIENDDDDDDGFGALEEAQPPPQQQQASRSSAHALDDAFGGAPATAVNGDMFQDSNGLSDSYAAIAQVDQQRQEPESLRKWREEQKARLERLDTASKAAEVEWKEKAKKELEDWHLHQQEQMEKNKVNNRIADKAFYKQPNSDVIGFVASEDAFLKECDDNSPGSEWEKVARLCDFNPKTSRQTKDVSRMRSVLISLKQTPLVR; this is encoded by the exons ATGGCCGACACCTTCGGCTTCTCCTCTTTCGACAACGGGGTCCAGGCGGAGGAAGACCCGGCGGCGGCGTTCCTGGCCCAGCAGGAGAGCGAGATCGCGGTCATCGAGAacgacgacgacgacgacgacgGTTTCGGGGCTCTCGAGGAAGCCCAACCGCCGCCACAGCAGCAGCAGGCCTCGCGCTCGTCCGCTCACGCGCTCGACG ATGCGTTTGGAGGAGCGCCCGCCACGGCGGTGAACGGAGACATGTTTCAG GACTCGAATGGCTTGTCAGACAGCTATGCAGCCATCGCCCAGGTGGACCAGCAGAGGCAGGAGCCCGAGAGTCTGCGCAAGTGGCGTGAGGAGCAGAAGGCCCGGCTGGAGCGATTAG ATACGGCATCGAAGGCGGCGGAGGTGGAGTGGAAGGAGAAGGCGAAGAAGGAACTGGAGGACTGGCACCTTCACCAGCAAGAGCAGATGGAGAAGAACAAGGTCAACAACAG GATCGCTGATAAGGCTTTCTACAAACAGCCCAACTCTGATGTGATAGGCTTTGT AGCATCGGAGGACGCCTTCCTGAAGGAGTGTGACGACAACAGCCCCGGCTCCGAGTGGGAGAAGGTGGCCCGGCTGTGCGACTTCAACCCCAAGACCAGCCGCCAGACGAAAGACGTGTCCCGGATGCGCTCCGTGCTAATCTCCCTGAAACAGACACCGCTGGTCCGCTAA
- the cltb gene encoding clathrin light chain B isoform X7: MADTFGFSSFDNGVQAEEDPAAAFLAQQESEIAVIENDDDDDDGFGALEEAQPPPQQQQASRSSAHALDDAFGGAPATAVNGDMFQDSNGLSDSYAAIAQVDQQRQEPESLRKWREEQKARLERLDTASKAAEVEWKEKAKKELEDWHLHQQEQMEKNKVNNRASEDAFLKECDDNSPGSEWEKVARLCDFNPKTSRQTKDVSRMRSVLISLKQTPLVR, translated from the exons ATGGCCGACACCTTCGGCTTCTCCTCTTTCGACAACGGGGTCCAGGCGGAGGAAGACCCGGCGGCGGCGTTCCTGGCCCAGCAGGAGAGCGAGATCGCGGTCATCGAGAacgacgacgacgacgacgacgGTTTCGGGGCTCTCGAGGAAGCCCAACCGCCGCCACAGCAGCAGCAGGCCTCGCGCTCGTCCGCTCACGCGCTCGACG ATGCGTTTGGAGGAGCGCCCGCCACGGCGGTGAACGGAGACATGTTTCAG GACTCGAATGGCTTGTCAGACAGCTATGCAGCCATCGCCCAGGTGGACCAGCAGAGGCAGGAGCCCGAGAGTCTGCGCAAGTGGCGTGAGGAGCAGAAGGCCCGGCTGGAGCGATTAG ATACGGCATCGAAGGCGGCGGAGGTGGAGTGGAAGGAGAAGGCGAAGAAGGAACTGGAGGACTGGCACCTTCACCAGCAAGAGCAGATGGAGAAGAACAAGGTCAACAACAG AGCATCGGAGGACGCCTTCCTGAAGGAGTGTGACGACAACAGCCCCGGCTCCGAGTGGGAGAAGGTGGCCCGGCTGTGCGACTTCAACCCCAAGACCAGCCGCCAGACGAAAGACGTGTCCCGGATGCGCTCCGTGCTAATCTCCCTGAAACAGACACCGCTGGTCCGCTAA